The following are from one region of the Terriglobales bacterium genome:
- a CDS encoding alpha/beta hydrolase: MPTQNADFAPVIALHCSGAGAGQWRQLGETLGPAYTLFAPEHYGCERTGPWTGTHAFTLADEAARTIDLVDRCRGQVHIVGHSYGGGVALHVALARPERIASLALYEPSAFHLLKALGDKGGAALAEILRIARETGEGVIAGDYARAVAAFVEYWGGEGAWAALRPSVQAALIRWVCKAPLDFRALIEEPTQLSAYARLTIPVLIMRGEHAPKPTRMIAETLRKLLPAARLSIISGAGHMGPLTHGVVVNQLITSHIAAAETAICQLGSLSSPVTAAANLKSSRSFAGAVL, translated from the coding sequence ATGCCCACGCAGAACGCAGACTTTGCGCCGGTCATCGCTTTGCACTGTTCGGGCGCAGGGGCCGGGCAGTGGCGGCAGCTCGGCGAAACCCTCGGCCCCGCTTACACACTATTTGCTCCGGAGCACTACGGCTGCGAGCGCACAGGCCCCTGGACCGGCACGCATGCGTTCACGCTAGCCGACGAGGCAGCAAGGACCATCGATCTTGTCGATCGGTGCCGGGGGCAGGTCCATATTGTTGGTCACTCCTACGGCGGTGGCGTGGCCCTTCACGTGGCACTGGCGCGGCCAGAGCGTATTGCCAGCCTTGCGCTCTATGAGCCTTCTGCCTTTCATCTGCTCAAGGCTTTGGGGGATAAAGGCGGCGCAGCACTCGCAGAAATCCTACGGATTGCTCGCGAAACCGGAGAGGGGGTAATTGCCGGTGACTATGCCCGCGCCGTGGCCGCTTTCGTCGAGTATTGGGGCGGAGAAGGCGCATGGGCAGCATTGCGGCCGTCCGTGCAAGCGGCACTCATTCGCTGGGTTTGCAAGGCGCCTCTTGATTTTCGCGCCCTTATCGAAGAGCCAACCCAGCTTAGCGCCTACGCCCGCTTGACTATTCCTGTGCTAATTATGCGGGGAGAGCATGCACCCAAGCCTACGCGCATGATTGCAGAGACGCTGAGAAAATTGCTTCCTGCCGCCCGGCTAAGTATTATCAGCGGAGCAGGTCACATGGGTCCGCTGACGCATGGAGTTGTTGTCAACCAACTGATTACCTCGCATATCGCTGCGGCGGAAACCGCAATCTGCCAACTGGGCAGCCTTAGCTCACCTGTTACGGCGGCTGCCAACCTCAAAAGCTCGCGCTCTTTCGCTGGAGCTGTGCTGTAG
- a CDS encoding alpha/beta fold hydrolase — MIFQFSGYSIDIDRRELRCGAKLIEIGPQVFDLLVYLIRNRDRVVSKDDLLDAIWEGRVVSESTLTSRINAARRAIGDTGASQTLIKTIARKGFRFIGEVEEGKKVSPRALADDAKAAAGELRQEIQFCTTSDGVRIAYTAVGNGPPLVKTANWLNHLEYDWQCPIWSHLLRSLASRYRLVRYDERGNGLSDWDVCDISLDAFVNDLETVIDTVGLKKFPLLGISQGCAVSVAYAVRHPERVTRLILYGGYARGRRKRGQQSEIAQADAIVTLIREGWGQENPAYRQLFTSRFIPGATLEQARWFNELQRTTTTPENAARIRIALDDIDVTGLLPSVRAPTLVLHCRNDAVQPFEEGRRMAAGISGSRFVALDGGNHLILEQEPAWARFLDEVTRFLES, encoded by the coding sequence GTGATATTCCAGTTCAGTGGATATTCGATCGACATTGATCGTCGCGAGTTGCGGTGCGGCGCCAAGTTGATCGAAATCGGGCCGCAGGTCTTCGATCTGCTTGTCTACTTGATCCGCAACCGTGATCGGGTGGTCAGTAAGGATGACCTGCTAGACGCCATCTGGGAAGGGCGCGTCGTTTCCGAATCGACGCTCACCAGCCGTATCAATGCGGCCCGGCGCGCGATCGGCGACACCGGCGCCAGCCAAACCTTAATCAAAACGATTGCCCGCAAAGGGTTTCGCTTCATCGGTGAGGTCGAAGAGGGAAAAAAGGTATCGCCGCGGGCTTTGGCCGATGACGCCAAGGCAGCTGCTGGAGAACTGCGCCAGGAGATTCAATTCTGTACCACGTCCGACGGAGTTCGCATCGCCTACACCGCAGTTGGCAATGGACCTCCACTCGTCAAGACAGCGAATTGGCTCAACCATTTAGAGTACGATTGGCAGTGTCCTATTTGGAGCCATTTGCTGCGCTCGTTGGCCAGCAGGTACCGGCTTGTTCGATACGACGAACGCGGCAACGGCCTGTCCGATTGGGATGTGTGCGATATTTCCTTGGATGCGTTTGTGAACGATCTTGAGACAGTTATTGACACGGTCGGATTGAAGAAGTTCCCTCTCCTGGGTATTTCCCAGGGGTGTGCCGTCTCCGTAGCCTATGCTGTACGCCATCCCGAGCGTGTCACACGCCTTATTCTCTATGGAGGCTATGCCCGCGGCCGGCGCAAGCGTGGACAGCAGTCGGAGATCGCGCAGGCTGATGCAATCGTTACCCTTATACGCGAGGGATGGGGCCAGGAGAATCCGGCGTATCGCCAGCTCTTCACATCCCGCTTCATTCCGGGAGCGACATTAGAGCAGGCGCGTTGGTTTAATGAGCTACAGCGGACAACAACAACACCTGAAAATGCTGCGCGCATTCGGATCGCTCTCGACGACATCGATGTGACAGGACTGCTCCCTAGCGTTCGTGCGCCGACATTGGTCCTGCACTGCCGTAACGATGCGGTGCAACCTTTCGAGGAGGGGCGACGCATGGCAGCCGGTATATCCGGCTCGCGCTTCGTGGCGTTGGATGGGGGCAACCACCTGATCCTCGAGCAAGAACCGGCATGGGCCCGCTTTCTCGACGAAGTCACGCGATTTCTAGAAAGCTGA